A DNA window from Nitrospinota bacterium contains the following coding sequences:
- the fliG gene encoding flagellar motor switch protein FliG, which produces MLVSVHRSTANYLLSEVAVGKEYSGPEKAALVIMSLGAGEAAKIMKNLDEKEIQLIANYMSSLDSVDMHTMNRITQEFYHEIQVNEGRPRVDGKQFLQKTMLRAFGSKKTDRILENINFQPEELGGGLEMVRKMEPKTIAAYLLDEHPQTAAIILAHLDLNLAAKTISELPERVRMDIVRRLSEIGRVSPAALRDLDHALHQKLSVSVGFKGSDLGGFKVAASVLSGLERGMEADILNSIDEIDPDTANKIRHFRFTYEDILKIDDQHIQMILAENNQEDLILSLKTASQAMKEKWFRNMSERAALMLKEDLESLGPTKISEVERAQLI; this is translated from the coding sequence GTGCTGGTTTCTGTTCATCGCTCAACCGCGAATTATTTATTAAGTGAGGTGGCTGTGGGGAAAGAATATAGTGGGCCTGAAAAAGCGGCTCTTGTGATCATGTCTCTGGGTGCGGGTGAAGCCGCTAAAATTATGAAGAACCTGGATGAAAAGGAAATCCAGTTGATCGCGAACTATATGTCTTCTCTGGATTCAGTGGATATGCACACCATGAACAGAATTACGCAAGAGTTTTACCATGAGATTCAAGTAAATGAAGGGAGACCGAGGGTCGATGGAAAGCAGTTTCTGCAAAAAACCATGTTGAGGGCTTTTGGTTCAAAAAAAACGGACAGAATTCTAGAGAATATTAATTTTCAGCCGGAAGAGTTGGGCGGAGGGCTGGAGATGGTCCGTAAAATGGAGCCCAAAACCATCGCGGCTTATCTTCTCGATGAACACCCGCAGACGGCGGCAATTATACTGGCTCATCTGGACTTGAATCTGGCGGCAAAAACCATTTCCGAATTGCCTGAAAGAGTTCGTATGGATATTGTCCGCCGTCTTTCGGAGATTGGCCGAGTCTCGCCCGCAGCGTTACGTGACCTGGACCATGCGTTGCACCAAAAACTAAGCGTTTCGGTAGGATTTAAAGGGAGTGACCTGGGTGGTTTTAAAGTCGCGGCAAGTGTCTTGAGCGGTCTTGAACGGGGAATGGAAGCCGATATCTTGAACTCAATAGATGAAATTGACCCCGATACGGCCAATAAAATACGTCATTTTAGATTCACCTATGAGGATATTCTAAAAATTGACGACCAGCATATCCAGATGATACTGGCGGAAAATAATCAAGAGGACTTGATACTTTCGCTAAAAACAGCCAGTCAAGCTATGAAAGAAAAATGGTTTAGAAATATGTCGGAACGTGCGGCATTAATGTTGAAAGAAGATTTAGAATCCCTTGGACCCACTAAAATTTCCGAAGTGGAGAGAGCTCAGCTAATATAA